A genomic window from Vitis riparia cultivar Riparia Gloire de Montpellier isolate 1030 chromosome 18, EGFV_Vit.rip_1.0, whole genome shotgun sequence includes:
- the LOC117907028 gene encoding cationic peroxidase 1-like isoform X1, protein MASPSLLSLFFIFSFLLGMAHAHYLSPNFYARSCPRALPTIRTAVNKAVAKEKRMGASLLRLHFHDCFVLGCDASILLDDTATFTGEKTAGPNNNSVRGYEVIDTIKSQVESLCPGVVSCADIVAVAARDSVVALGGPTWTVRLGRRDSTTASFSAAGTDLPGPNLNLSQLISAFSKKGLTTKEMVVLSGTHTIGKARCTSFRNHIYNDTDIDPAFAASKQKICPRSGGDDNLSPLDGTTTVFDNVYFRGLKEKKGLLHSDQELYNGGSTDSLVETYSIDTATFFTDVANAMVRMGNISPLTGTNGQIRTNCRKVNGS, encoded by the exons ATGGCTTCCCCATCCTTGTTGTccttattcttcatattttcgtTTCTACTGGGGATGGCACATGCACATTATCTATCCCCCAACTTCTATGCAAGATCATGCCCTAGGGCTCTCCCTACCATTCGAACTGCAGTAAACAAAGCAGTGGCCAAAGAGAAACGCATGGGGGCCTCATTGCTCCGCCTCCATTTCCATGATTGCTTCGTATTG GGATGTGATGCTTCTATATTATTGGATGACACTGCAACCTTTACTGGAGAGAAGACAGCAGGACCAAATAACAACTCTGTGAGAGGATATGAGGTGATCGACACCATTAAATCTCAAGTGGAAAGTTTGTGCCCTGGAGTTGTCTCTTGTGCAGATATTGTAGCAGTGGCAGCTCGTGACTCGGTTGTCGCT tTGGGTGGCCCAACATGGACTGTGCGATTAGGCAGAAGAGATTCAACCACGGCGAGTTTCAGTGCTGCTGGCACCGACCTCCCTGGCCCGAACTTAAATCTCAGTCAGCTTATATCTGCCTTCTCCAAGAAGGGCTTGACTACTAAGGAAATGGTGGTTCTCTCAG gaactCATACCATAGGCAAAGCAAGATGCACAAGTTTTCGAAATCATATTTACAACGACACCGACATCGATCCAGCATTTGCAGCATCAAAACAGAAAATCTGCCCAAGATCGGGTGGAGATGATAATCTATCTCCTCTGGATGGAACTACTACTGTTTTCGATAATGTTTATTTTAGGGGTTTGAAGGAAAAGAAGGGTCTTTTGCACTCAGACCAGGAACTCTACAACGGTGGCTCCACAGATTCCCTAGTTGAAACCTACAGCATCGACACTGCCACTTTCTTTACGGATGTGGCCAACGCCATGGTTAGGATGGGAAATATTAGTCCTTTAACCGGAACTAATGGACAGATTAGGACCAACTGCAGGAAAGTCAACGGATCCTAG